A single Paraburkholderia sp. D15 DNA region contains:
- a CDS encoding crosslink repair DNA glycosylase YcaQ family protein, giving the protein MKTLPLSAARTLHLAAQGLLTPPRRKAVKADVLDAIRRMAQLQIDTIHVVARSPYLVLFSRLGAYPPQWLDEHLAEGKLFEYWSHEACFVPTEDYALLRHRMLDPGGMGWKYAAEWHAQHRTAIDALLEHIRETGPVRSADFAREAGTGNGWWDWKPEKRHLEVLFAIGQLMVAERRNFHRVYDVTERVLPDWDDARDLPPPDVVAERVLQRSCRALGIARADWVADYYRLPRRPYRDELHALADRGELIPVRVEGWKQDTFVHREFAALLDESANGKLASTVTTVLSPFDPVVWDRKRAAALFDFDYAIECYTPAEKRKYGYFVLPLLSRGRLVGRVDAKAHRTQRVFELKSLHIEPGVRLSARLAGDLRRALQRCADWHGTPQLALTSGPAEWLEALSVSDGVDA; this is encoded by the coding sequence GTGAAGACTCTGCCGCTCTCCGCAGCACGTACGCTGCATCTGGCCGCACAAGGTTTGCTGACGCCGCCGCGCCGCAAGGCCGTCAAAGCCGATGTACTCGACGCGATCCGCCGCATGGCGCAATTGCAGATCGACACGATCCACGTGGTCGCGCGCAGCCCTTACCTCGTGCTGTTCAGCCGGCTCGGCGCCTATCCGCCGCAATGGCTCGACGAACATCTCGCCGAAGGCAAGCTGTTCGAGTACTGGTCGCACGAGGCCTGCTTCGTGCCGACCGAAGATTACGCGTTGCTGCGGCATCGCATGCTCGATCCAGGCGGGATGGGCTGGAAATATGCCGCCGAATGGCACGCGCAGCATCGCACGGCGATCGACGCGCTGCTTGAACACATCCGCGAGACGGGGCCGGTGCGCTCGGCGGATTTCGCGCGCGAAGCCGGCACGGGTAATGGCTGGTGGGACTGGAAGCCGGAGAAGCGTCACCTCGAGGTGCTGTTCGCGATCGGCCAACTGATGGTGGCCGAGCGGCGCAATTTCCATCGCGTCTACGACGTGACCGAGCGCGTGCTGCCTGATTGGGACGATGCACGCGACCTACCGCCGCCCGATGTCGTAGCCGAACGTGTGTTGCAGCGAAGCTGCCGCGCCCTGGGCATCGCGCGCGCCGACTGGGTCGCCGATTACTACCGGCTGCCGCGTCGCCCTTATCGCGACGAGCTGCATGCGCTGGCCGATCGCGGTGAGCTGATTCCCGTGCGAGTGGAAGGCTGGAAGCAGGACACGTTCGTGCATCGCGAGTTCGCTGCGCTACTCGACGAGAGCGCGAACGGCAAGCTCGCGTCGACGGTGACGACCGTGCTGTCGCCGTTCGACCCCGTGGTGTGGGATCGCAAGCGCGCCGCTGCGTTGTTCGACTTCGACTACGCGATCGAATGCTATACGCCGGCGGAAAAACGCAAATACGGTTATTTCGTGCTACCGCTGTTGAGCCGCGGCCGGCTGGTCGGTCGCGTGGATGCGAAAGCGCACCGTACTCAACGCGTGTTCGAGTTGAAGTCGCTGCATATCGAACCTGGGGTGCGTTTGAGCGCGCGACTTGCGGGCGATCTGCGCCGCGCGCTGCAACGTTGCGCGGACTGGCACGGTACGCCGCAACTCGCGTTGACGTCGGGCCCGGCGGAATGGCTCGAAGCGTTGAGCGTGAGCGACGGCGTGGACGCGTAG
- a CDS encoding LysE family translocator, which produces MISASALALLAIGIVVVLITPGPTNTLLAAAGLRQGLRRSWPLIVAELCGYLVAISVWGHFLVQADHALPWLPSLLRVAAGLYIAYLAVDMWRAAVALPDSTQRSIGMRTLFVATLLNPKGLLFAGTIFPAVAFAHLPAYLFAMSIFACLLVPIALAWIAFGAALGSGKLAWLNPVKMQRGASIVLGVFSLSLAWAALH; this is translated from the coding sequence ATGATCTCCGCGTCCGCTCTCGCGCTGCTCGCCATCGGCATTGTCGTCGTGCTGATCACGCCGGGCCCGACCAATACGTTGCTCGCGGCCGCCGGTCTGCGTCAGGGGCTGCGGCGGTCATGGCCGTTGATCGTCGCCGAATTGTGCGGTTACCTGGTGGCGATTTCCGTGTGGGGACATTTTCTCGTGCAAGCCGACCACGCATTGCCGTGGTTGCCTTCGCTGTTGCGCGTGGCGGCGGGCTTGTACATCGCCTATCTCGCGGTCGATATGTGGCGCGCCGCCGTCGCGCTGCCCGATTCCACGCAACGCAGCATCGGCATGCGGACGTTGTTCGTCGCGACGCTGCTGAATCCCAAGGGCTTGCTATTCGCCGGCACGATCTTTCCTGCCGTCGCCTTTGCGCATCTCCCCGCCTATCTGTTCGCGATGTCGATCTTCGCCTGCCTGCTGGTGCCGATCGCGCTCGCGTGGATCGCGTTCGGCGCGGCGCTCGGCAGCGGCAAGCTCGCGTGGCTCAATCCAGTGAAGATGCAGCGTGGCGCGTCGATCGTGCTTGGGGTGTTTTCGCTGTCGCTCGCATGGGCCGCGTTGCATTGA
- a CDS encoding metalloregulator ArsR/SmtB family transcription factor produces the protein MNTPAVPVDRILNLLKTQGPSSTASIAAELGITVEAARQQIQKLLGGGLVEGRQASQAGPGRPGQSWGLTEAGNARFPDTHPQLTVQLLGSIRQLFGEAGLDKLIDQRGVETRANYLAALKSSKGLKARLTKLAEIRSAEGYMAELQKDGRDWLLLENHCPICAAARTCQGFCRTELQLFAEIVGEEGSIAREEHVLAGARRCAYRITPAGK, from the coding sequence ATGAACACGCCAGCCGTGCCGGTGGATCGCATCCTCAATCTGCTGAAGACGCAGGGGCCGTCGTCCACGGCGTCGATCGCGGCCGAACTGGGCATCACCGTCGAAGCGGCGCGTCAGCAGATTCAGAAGCTGCTCGGAGGCGGTCTGGTCGAAGGGCGACAAGCGTCGCAGGCGGGGCCGGGGCGTCCGGGTCAAAGCTGGGGGTTGACCGAAGCCGGCAACGCGCGCTTTCCGGATACGCATCCGCAATTGACCGTGCAGTTGCTCGGCTCGATTCGCCAGCTTTTCGGCGAAGCGGGGCTCGACAAGCTGATCGATCAGCGCGGGGTCGAGACGCGTGCGAATTATCTGGCGGCACTCAAATCGTCGAAGGGATTGAAGGCGCGTCTGACGAAACTCGCGGAGATTCGCAGCGCCGAGGGCTACATGGCCGAGTTGCAGAAGGATGGGCGCGACTGGCTGCTGCTTGAAAACCATTGCCCGATCTGCGCGGCGGCGCGTACCTGTCAGGGGTTTTGCCGCACGGAGCTGCAGCTGTTCGCGGAGATCGTCGGCGAGGAGGGCTCGATTGCACGAGAAGAACATGTGCTGGCCGGCGCGCGGCGCTGCGCGTATCGGATCACGCCAGCGGGCAAATAA
- a CDS encoding MFS transporter, translating to MKNLQSTAPSWGDLLTGSNGWRILALAGGVALHATDVYIATTILPSVVHEIGGLELYAWNTTLFVVASILGSVLSMPLLAKLGARSAYFVALAVFAVGSVVCASAPSMPWMLVGRTLQGFGGGILLALSYALIRVVFDESLWPRAMGFVSGMWGVATLCGPALGGVFAQLGDWRLAFWVLLPVVAVLAAIIHREVDGKRTSASDVAAGPTPLLKVSVLGASALVISLATLSERMLWNAAGVVAGFGLVWLLARLERKDNAARLLPSGSYSIRTRIGRLYACLSLLGIGITSEIFVPYFLQTIHGRSPLEAGYLTALMAAGWSAGSMFSAGRSPAVARRLSRVGPLIEALGLGALAWLMPMAGLLDSTGGELALCVALASVGFGLGIGWPFLLTCVFSAARPGEENLASLSITTIQLFSMAVGSALAGLVANGAGLTTLAALPGAQHTALWLFATFALAPLIAFGLTRQQTDRPSTGGAS from the coding sequence ATGAAAAATCTGCAATCCACCGCGCCGTCATGGGGCGATCTGCTGACCGGCAGCAACGGCTGGCGCATTCTGGCGCTGGCGGGCGGCGTCGCGCTGCACGCCACGGACGTGTATATCGCCACGACGATCCTGCCTTCGGTCGTGCACGAGATCGGCGGCCTTGAACTGTATGCGTGGAACACCACGCTGTTCGTCGTCGCGTCAATTCTCGGGTCGGTGCTGTCGATGCCCCTGCTCGCCAAACTCGGCGCGCGCTCCGCCTACTTCGTCGCGCTCGCGGTTTTCGCGGTGGGCAGCGTGGTCTGCGCGAGCGCGCCGTCCATGCCGTGGATGCTCGTCGGCCGCACGCTGCAAGGCTTCGGTGGCGGCATTCTGCTGGCGCTCAGTTACGCGTTGATCCGCGTCGTGTTCGACGAATCGTTGTGGCCTCGCGCGATGGGTTTCGTCTCCGGCATGTGGGGCGTCGCGACGTTGTGCGGCCCGGCGCTCGGCGGCGTATTCGCGCAACTCGGCGATTGGCGCCTTGCGTTCTGGGTGTTGCTGCCGGTGGTGGCGGTGCTCGCCGCGATCATCCATCGCGAGGTGGACGGCAAGCGCACGTCGGCATCCGACGTTGCCGCCGGGCCGACGCCCTTGCTGAAGGTCAGCGTGCTGGGCGCGTCCGCGCTGGTGATCTCGCTCGCCACGTTGAGCGAGCGGATGCTGTGGAACGCGGCCGGTGTCGTCGCGGGTTTCGGGCTCGTATGGCTGCTGGCGCGACTCGAGCGCAAGGACAACGCCGCGCGTCTGCTGCCGAGCGGCTCGTACTCGATCCGCACGCGTATCGGTCGTCTCTATGCGTGTTTGAGTTTGCTCGGCATCGGCATCACCAGCGAAATTTTCGTGCCGTATTTTCTGCAAACCATTCACGGTCGCTCGCCGCTGGAGGCCGGCTACCTGACTGCGTTGATGGCGGCCGGCTGGTCGGCCGGTTCGATGTTCAGTGCCGGACGCTCTCCCGCCGTCGCGCGACGCCTGAGCCGCGTCGGCCCGCTGATCGAAGCGTTGGGGCTAGGCGCGCTCGCCTGGTTGATGCCAATGGCGGGACTGCTCGACAGCACCGGCGGCGAACTGGCGCTGTGCGTGGCGCTGGCAAGCGTCGGCTTTGGCCTCGGCATCGGCTGGCCGTTTCTGTTGACGTGCGTCTTCAGCGCCGCGCGACCTGGCGAGGAGAACCTCGCGTCGCTGTCCATCACCACCATTCAACTGTTTTCGATGGCGGTCGGCTCCGCGCTGGCGGGTCTCGTCGCGAACGGCGCGGGACTGACGACGCTGGCCGCGCTGCCCGGCGCGCAGCACACGGCGCTGTGGTTGTTTGCCACGTTCGCGCTCGCGCCGCTCATCGCCTTCGGGCTGACGCGGCAGCAGACGGATCGGCCTTCGACGGGAGGAGCATCGTGA
- a CDS encoding LysR family transcriptional regulator encodes MIDRVQAMRIFVRIVDASSFTRAAESLEIPRATATTTVQSLEALLGVQLLVRTTRKVTLTAEGAEYYERCAQILAAIEEVESGLFNRPENLRGRLRVAMPGMIAASIVVPRLASFHTLHPHVELALGVNHRAPELGGESVDCSIELGELPDSRLLVRRLGWLDRVTCASPAYLARHGEPRHVDDLARHVAVNWSSVHAGRRMDFEFSVAARTSKAKVGGFVQVDDEHTYLACGLEGLGLIQPGRATVMPYLASGQLVEVMPKCKASPVAVSVTYVKSRQVSPRVRAFVDWLGEVFEDAGRSAPASTPWLGETPQWPVVDATRGGVGVH; translated from the coding sequence GTGATAGACCGCGTACAAGCCATGCGCATTTTCGTGCGCATCGTCGATGCGAGCAGCTTCACGCGGGCGGCGGAATCGCTGGAGATTCCACGCGCCACGGCGACCACCACGGTGCAGTCGCTCGAAGCGTTGCTTGGCGTTCAATTGCTGGTGCGCACCACGCGCAAGGTGACGCTGACCGCGGAAGGCGCCGAGTACTACGAGCGCTGCGCGCAGATTCTCGCGGCAATCGAGGAGGTCGAATCGGGTCTGTTCAACCGGCCGGAAAACTTGCGTGGCCGTTTGCGTGTAGCGATGCCGGGCATGATCGCGGCGTCGATCGTGGTGCCTCGGCTGGCGTCGTTTCACACGTTGCATCCGCATGTGGAGCTGGCGCTCGGCGTGAATCATCGCGCGCCGGAGTTGGGGGGCGAGAGCGTGGATTGCAGCATCGAACTCGGCGAACTGCCTGATTCGCGTTTGCTGGTGCGGCGGCTGGGCTGGCTCGACCGAGTGACGTGCGCGAGTCCCGCGTATCTCGCGCGGCATGGCGAGCCTCGGCATGTCGATGACCTTGCGCGTCATGTTGCCGTGAACTGGTCGTCCGTGCATGCGGGCCGGCGCATGGATTTCGAGTTCAGCGTGGCGGCGCGCACGAGCAAGGCGAAGGTCGGCGGCTTTGTTCAGGTGGACGACGAGCACACGTACCTGGCTTGCGGGCTCGAAGGGCTGGGCTTGATTCAGCCCGGCCGGGCGACCGTGATGCCGTATCTGGCGTCGGGACAGTTGGTCGAGGTGATGCCGAAGTGCAAGGCGTCGCCGGTGGCTGTATCGGTGACGTATGTGAAAAGCCGTCAGGTGTCGCCGCGCGTGCGGGCGTTTGTGGATTGGCTGGGCGAGGTGTTCGAGGATGCGGGTCGTTCCG